The following proteins are encoded in a genomic region of Mycobacterium sp. 155:
- a CDS encoding heme-binding protein: protein MNPVTRWLCRTTVVAVSGGAVILGASATASAEPPPPNCTTADVVAVMSGVSTDMAAYLFTHPDVNAFFTGLQGQSKSAAAQQTKDYLNKNPQVHAEMDAIRKPAVDLRNRCNIPIKADISNVI from the coding sequence ATGAATCCTGTAACGCGTTGGCTATGCCGCACGACCGTGGTGGCAGTGAGTGGTGGCGCGGTGATCCTAGGCGCATCGGCAACCGCATCCGCCGAGCCGCCGCCGCCGAACTGCACGACCGCTGACGTGGTCGCGGTGATGTCAGGTGTCTCGACGGACATGGCCGCATACCTGTTCACCCACCCAGACGTCAACGCTTTCTTCACCGGACTTCAGGGACAGTCCAAGTCGGCGGCGGCTCAGCAGACAAAGGACTATCTCAACAAGAATCCGCAGGTGCACGCCGAGATGGACGCCATTCGTAAGCCTGCGGTGGACTTGCGCAATCGCTGCAACATCCCGATCAAGGCTGACATCTCTAACGTGATCTGA
- a CDS encoding L,D-transpeptidase family protein — MPKSAKRGLITVFMAAGLVGGLVLSPSALAEPDSSPVPVDPAFPPPPPGVLPAPDANAAADPLAPGAQPGAVAPAVTHYGAPAVISGDTPAGQNPTPYTGDPVFLPPTFNPVNGSMVGVAKPIYIQFQRPIADRKMAEDAIHISSNPPVPGRFYWVNDTQVRWRPQDFWPANTVVNIDAAGTKSSFRVGDYLVATVDDKTHQMEIMRNGKLEKTFPVSMGKPDGKHETKNGTYYVLEKFPSIVMDSSTYGVPNTSPEGYKLTVQDAVRIDNSGAFVHSAPWSVADQGKRNVSHGCINLSPENAQWFYDNFGSGDPVVVKNSTGLYNQPDGASDWQIF, encoded by the coding sequence ATGCCGAAATCGGCAAAACGCGGACTGATCACGGTTTTCATGGCCGCGGGATTGGTCGGCGGGCTTGTGTTGAGCCCGTCCGCACTGGCGGAGCCCGACTCGTCACCGGTGCCCGTCGACCCAGCTTTCCCGCCGCCACCCCCGGGTGTGCTGCCTGCGCCTGACGCGAATGCGGCGGCCGACCCGCTTGCGCCGGGCGCACAACCGGGGGCCGTTGCACCGGCGGTCACCCACTACGGAGCCCCTGCGGTCATCTCCGGCGATACCCCGGCCGGCCAGAACCCGACGCCGTACACCGGCGACCCGGTGTTCCTGCCGCCCACCTTCAACCCGGTCAACGGATCGATGGTGGGAGTGGCCAAGCCGATCTACATCCAGTTCCAGCGGCCCATCGCCGACCGCAAGATGGCCGAGGACGCGATTCACATCTCGTCGAACCCGCCGGTTCCGGGCCGGTTCTACTGGGTCAACGACACTCAGGTGCGCTGGCGGCCCCAGGATTTCTGGCCGGCCAACACTGTGGTGAACATCGACGCGGCGGGCACCAAGTCCAGCTTCCGCGTCGGTGACTACCTGGTGGCCACGGTCGACGACAAGACCCATCAGATGGAGATTATGCGCAACGGGAAGCTGGAGAAGACGTTCCCGGTGTCGATGGGCAAGCCCGACGGCAAACACGAGACCAAGAACGGTACCTACTACGTGCTGGAGAAGTTCCCCAGCATCGTCATGGACTCGTCGACCTACGGCGTGCCGAACACGTCGCCGGAGGGTTACAAACTGACGGTGCAGGACGCGGTCCGCATCGACAACAGCGGTGCGTTCGTGCACAGCGCCCCGTGGTCGGTGGCCGACCAAGGCAAGCGCAACGTGAGCCACGGCTGCATCAACTTGAGCCCGGAGAACGCGCAGTGGTTCTACGACAACTTCGGCAGCGGCGATCCGGTCGTGGTCAAGAACTCCACGGGCCTGTACAACCAGCCCGACGGTGCGTCTGACTGGCAGATCTTCTAA
- a CDS encoding thiamine-binding protein, which translates to MIVAFSVSPTGGDESGGVGAAVAEAVRVVRESGLPNETNAMFTNIEGEWDEVMAVVKRAVEAVAAVSPRVSVVLKADIRPGYTGQLTAKVQRIERELGS; encoded by the coding sequence ATGATTGTCGCCTTCAGTGTCAGCCCCACGGGCGGTGATGAGTCCGGCGGAGTAGGCGCCGCCGTGGCCGAGGCCGTACGGGTGGTCCGCGAATCAGGCCTGCCCAACGAGACCAACGCGATGTTCACCAACATCGAGGGTGAGTGGGACGAGGTCATGGCGGTCGTCAAGCGCGCCGTCGAGGCTGTGGCAGCGGTGTCCCCGCGCGTCAGCGTGGTGCTCAAGGCCGACATTCGCCCGGGCTACACCGGCCAGCTCACCGCGAAAGTGCAGCGCATCGAGCGCGAACTCGGCAGTTAG
- a CDS encoding M13 family metallopeptidase, whose product MTEQAIKSGIDLSHVDAQARPQDDLFGHVNGRWLTEYEIPADRATDGAFRSLYDRAEEQIRDLITEASKKDAASGTDEQRIGDLYASFMDEQTIAARGLTPLLDELATIDAATTADELAAVLGALQRTGVGGGAGVYIDTDSKDSTRYLLHVSQSGLGLPDESYYRDEQHAKILAAYPEHIARMFRLVYGDAVGDSAEIAARIVALESKLAAAHWDVVKRRDADLTYNLRTFAELPADSPGFDWSGWVRALGTTPETVAELVVRQPDYLTTFAALWSSEDLEDWKAWARWRVIHGRAGLLTDDLVAEDFAFYGRTLSGTEQIRDRWKRAVSVVENLMGDSLGKLYVQRYFPPEAKARMDELVANLREAYRVSITNLAWMTPETRAKALDKLDKFTPKIGYPARWRDYSALVIGRDDLYGNYRRGNLVNSDRELAKLGQPVDRDEWFMTPQTVNAYYNPGMNEIVFPAAILQPPFFDADADDAANYGGIGAVIGHEIGHGFDDQGAKYDGDGNLVDWWTDADRTEFGLRTKALIEQYEKFTPRGLDAGHHVNGAFTVGENIGDLGGLSIALLAYGLSLKGEEAPVLDGLTGVQRVFYGWAQVWRTKSRDAEAIRRLAVDPHSPPEFRCNGVIRNIDSFYDAFEVSETDALYLDPGQRVHIWN is encoded by the coding sequence GTGACGGAGCAAGCTATCAAGTCCGGTATAGACCTGAGCCATGTCGACGCCCAGGCCCGCCCCCAGGATGATCTATTCGGCCACGTCAACGGTCGCTGGCTGACTGAGTACGAGATTCCCGCAGACCGGGCCACCGACGGCGCGTTCCGATCCCTCTACGACCGGGCCGAGGAACAGATCCGCGACCTGATCACCGAGGCCAGTAAAAAGGATGCCGCGAGCGGCACCGACGAGCAGCGTATCGGCGATCTGTACGCGAGCTTTATGGACGAGCAGACCATCGCCGCGCGCGGGCTGACCCCGCTGCTCGACGAGCTCGCCACCATCGATGCGGCCACCACGGCCGATGAGTTGGCCGCGGTGCTCGGTGCACTGCAGCGCACCGGCGTGGGTGGCGGCGCCGGCGTCTACATCGACACCGATTCCAAGGATTCGACGCGCTACCTACTGCACGTCAGCCAGTCCGGCCTCGGGCTGCCCGACGAGTCGTACTACCGCGACGAGCAGCACGCCAAGATCCTGGCGGCCTATCCGGAGCACATCGCGCGGATGTTCCGCCTGGTCTATGGAGACGCTGTCGGTGATTCCGCCGAAATCGCCGCCCGCATCGTGGCGCTGGAGTCCAAACTGGCCGCCGCGCACTGGGATGTGGTGAAGCGTCGCGACGCCGACCTGACCTACAACTTGCGCACGTTCGCGGAGCTGCCCGCCGACTCACCCGGCTTCGACTGGTCCGGCTGGGTTCGCGCGCTGGGAACGACGCCGGAGACGGTGGCTGAGCTGGTCGTGCGCCAGCCCGACTATCTGACAACGTTCGCCGCCCTGTGGTCCAGTGAGGATCTCGAAGACTGGAAGGCGTGGGCCCGCTGGCGGGTCATCCACGGCCGCGCGGGGTTGCTCACCGACGACCTGGTGGCCGAGGATTTCGCGTTCTACGGCCGCACGTTGAGCGGCACCGAGCAGATCCGCGACCGGTGGAAGCGCGCGGTGTCGGTGGTGGAGAACCTGATGGGCGACTCGCTGGGCAAACTCTATGTGCAGCGTTACTTTCCGCCGGAGGCCAAAGCCCGGATGGACGAGCTGGTGGCGAACCTGCGGGAGGCCTACCGCGTCAGCATCACCAATCTGGCCTGGATGACGCCCGAGACCAGAGCCAAGGCGCTGGACAAGCTCGATAAGTTCACGCCCAAGATCGGCTATCCCGCACGCTGGCGGGACTATTCGGCGCTGGTGATCGGGCGTGACGATCTGTACGGCAACTACCGGCGGGGCAACCTGGTGAACTCCGACCGGGAACTTGCCAAGCTCGGTCAGCCGGTGGATCGCGACGAATGGTTCATGACGCCGCAGACGGTCAACGCCTACTACAACCCCGGCATGAACGAAATCGTGTTCCCCGCAGCCATTTTGCAGCCGCCGTTCTTCGATGCCGACGCCGACGACGCCGCCAACTACGGTGGGATCGGCGCCGTCATCGGCCACGAGATCGGCCACGGTTTCGACGACCAGGGCGCCAAGTACGACGGTGACGGCAACCTGGTGGATTGGTGGACCGATGCCGACCGGACCGAATTCGGGCTCCGGACAAAGGCTTTGATCGAGCAGTATGAAAAGTTCACCCCACGCGGGCTGGATGCCGGCCACCATGTGAACGGCGCCTTCACCGTCGGTGAGAACATCGGAGATCTTGGCGGGCTGTCTATCGCGCTGCTGGCCTATGGGCTGTCGCTCAAGGGCGAGGAAGCACCTGTGCTCGACGGGCTGACTGGTGTGCAACGGGTTTTCTACGGCTGGGCGCAGGTGTGGCGCACCAAATCCCGTGACGCCGAAGCGATCCGGCGGTTGGCAGTCGATCCGCATTCACCGCCGGAGTTCCGCTGCAACGGCGTCATCCGCAACATCGATTCGTTCTACGATGCGTTCGAGGTCTCTGAGACCGACGCGCTATACCTCGATCCCGGGCAGCGCGTGCACATCTGGAACTGA
- a CDS encoding PPOX class F420-dependent oxidoreductase: protein MVAVPQGFEDLLDRPLFGHLATTRPDGTPQVNPMWYDWDGSRLRFTHTTKRQKYRNVTAHPEVAMSIHDPDNPYRYLEVRGVVEEIVPDPKAEFFLKLNDRYSGSLTEVPPDVADRVVLVVRPTLYSKH from the coding sequence ATGGTTGCTGTACCGCAGGGGTTTGAAGACCTGCTCGATCGGCCGTTGTTCGGTCATCTGGCTACCACCCGGCCGGACGGCACGCCTCAGGTGAATCCGATGTGGTACGACTGGGACGGTTCGCGGCTGCGCTTCACCCACACCACCAAGCGGCAGAAATATCGCAACGTGACGGCGCACCCCGAGGTCGCGATGTCGATCCACGATCCCGACAATCCGTACCGCTACCTGGAGGTTCGGGGTGTGGTCGAGGAGATCGTCCCGGATCCGAAGGCGGAGTTCTTCCTCAAGCTCAACGACCGCTACAGCGGCTCGCTGACCGAGGTGCCGCCGGATGTCGCCGACCGCGTGGTCCTGGTGGTACGCCCGACTCTGTACAGCAAGCACTAG
- a CDS encoding metal-sensitive transcriptional regulator has translation MDGTEGSGANGGSPPQAHGYSAQKENYAKRLRRIEGQVRGIAKMIDEDKYCIDVLTQISAVNSALQSVALGLLDEHLGHCVTRAVAEGGDEAEAKLAEASAAIARLVRS, from the coding sequence ATGGATGGGACTGAGGGCTCTGGGGCAAACGGTGGCTCGCCGCCCCAAGCTCATGGTTACTCGGCCCAGAAGGAGAACTACGCCAAACGGCTGCGCCGGATCGAGGGCCAGGTCCGCGGCATCGCGAAAATGATCGACGAGGACAAGTACTGCATCGACGTCCTCACCCAGATCAGCGCCGTCAACAGCGCGCTGCAGTCGGTGGCGCTGGGGCTCCTCGACGAGCACCTCGGCCACTGTGTCACGCGGGCTGTCGCCGAGGGTGGGGACGAGGCCGAGGCCAAACTCGCCGAGGCGTCCGCCGCGATCGCGCGCCTGGTGCGGTCCTAA
- a CDS encoding hemophore: MKPISAGLRRGLAGAFAISAAGGVAATLFLGPTATAGTDPCAASEVARTVGAVASNTGNYLDAHPQTNQALTTISQQQAGPQTMGTLKAYFDANPQVAKDMQQLQSPLINLGTRCRLPVSLPQLMGLLQGAQQSAPGGLSAAQNVGLPGAALPGQASPASAMSAGTGPLPGPAATR, encoded by the coding sequence TTGAAGCCGATTTCTGCCGGATTGCGTCGCGGCCTTGCCGGGGCGTTTGCGATATCCGCAGCAGGTGGTGTGGCAGCGACGCTGTTCCTGGGACCGACGGCGACCGCGGGGACTGATCCGTGCGCGGCCAGCGAGGTCGCCCGCACGGTCGGCGCCGTCGCCTCCAACACCGGCAACTACCTCGACGCCCACCCGCAGACCAACCAGGCGCTGACCACCATCAGCCAGCAGCAGGCCGGCCCGCAGACAATGGGCACACTCAAGGCTTACTTCGACGCCAACCCCCAGGTGGCAAAGGACATGCAGCAACTGCAGTCACCTCTGATCAACCTCGGTACCCGGTGTCGGTTGCCGGTCAGCCTGCCGCAGTTGATGGGCCTGCTGCAGGGCGCCCAGCAGAGCGCACCCGGCGGTTTGTCTGCCGCGCAGAACGTCGGCCTACCTGGCGCTGCCCTGCCCGGGCAGGCATCGCCCGCGTCGGCGATGAGTGCCGGCACCGGTCCGCTACCCGGTCCTGCCGCCACCCGTTAG
- a CDS encoding MFS transporter: MTVELSSTPTRPWTVRVAVSLTVLAASAFIYVTAEILPVGALPVIAADLRVSEGLVGSLMACYALVAAATTVGLVRLTAYWPRRRTLLATLVCLTVSQAVSAVAPSFAVLAGGRMLCALTHGLMWSVIAPIGARLVPPSHAGRATAAVYVGTGLALVAGNPLTAAMSELWGWRSAVAVLAAAAAVVTLAALVTLPPMPVARDDVRARPVHHRNTRLMTLSALTFIGVTGHFIAYTFIVVIIRDVVGVHGPQLAWLLAGYGVAGLVAMAAMARPLDHWPKASVVACLAALAAALTALTTLAFGGSADLSMVLVGVAAVVVWGAASTALPPMLQASAMRTSPEDPDGASGRYVAAFQVGIMAGSLAGGVIYDNAGLPVMIAAAAALIIVAMVGVLATRGLFRVSCVTDGK; encoded by the coding sequence ATGACCGTCGAGTTGTCGTCGACACCCACCCGCCCGTGGACCGTGCGCGTCGCCGTATCGCTCACGGTGCTGGCGGCATCGGCGTTCATCTACGTCACCGCCGAGATTCTGCCGGTCGGCGCGCTGCCGGTGATCGCCGCGGATCTGCGGGTCAGCGAAGGTCTGGTCGGCAGCCTGATGGCCTGCTATGCATTGGTCGCGGCGGCCACCACGGTGGGGTTGGTGCGGCTGACCGCGTACTGGCCGCGGCGCCGCACATTGCTTGCGACGCTGGTGTGTCTGACTGTGTCCCAAGCGGTTTCAGCTGTCGCGCCGAGCTTCGCGGTGCTGGCCGGCGGCCGGATGCTGTGCGCGCTCACGCACGGTCTGATGTGGTCGGTCATCGCGCCGATCGGTGCGCGGCTGGTGCCGCCCAGCCATGCCGGCCGGGCCACCGCGGCGGTCTACGTCGGTACGGGTCTGGCCCTGGTCGCGGGCAATCCGCTGACCGCGGCGATGAGCGAACTGTGGGGTTGGCGGTCGGCCGTTGCCGTGCTGGCAGCCGCCGCGGCGGTGGTGACGCTCGCGGCGTTGGTGACGTTGCCGCCGATGCCGGTAGCCCGCGACGACGTGCGGGCCAGGCCGGTGCATCACCGCAACACCCGGTTGATGACGCTGTCGGCGTTGACGTTCATCGGGGTCACCGGGCACTTCATCGCCTACACGTTCATCGTGGTGATCATCCGGGACGTGGTCGGCGTGCACGGTCCGCAGCTCGCGTGGCTGCTGGCCGGTTACGGCGTCGCCGGTCTCGTCGCGATGGCCGCTATGGCCCGGCCCCTGGACCACTGGCCCAAGGCTTCGGTGGTCGCGTGCTTGGCTGCGTTGGCCGCCGCCCTGACGGCATTGACGACGCTGGCGTTCGGTGGAAGCGCCGACCTGTCGATGGTGCTGGTCGGGGTGGCTGCCGTAGTGGTGTGGGGTGCCGCGTCGACGGCATTGCCGCCCATGCTTCAGGCGTCGGCGATGCGCACGTCGCCCGAGGATCCGGACGGGGCGTCCGGGCGCTACGTGGCCGCATTCCAGGTCGGCATCATGGCCGGTTCGCTGGCCGGAGGCGTGATCTACGACAACGCCGGCCTGCCCGTCATGATCGCTGCCGCCGCCGCGCTGATCATCGTCGCGATGGTCGGAGTGCTGGCCACCCGCGGCCTCTTCAGGGTTTCCTGCGTGACCGACGGGAAGTAA
- a CDS encoding MMPL family transporter has protein sequence MMRLSSNLRRFRWAVFAAWLLLLVPSIYLAINHSSNLTGGGFEVEGSQSLYVQRQLEAHFPDQGASPLALVAAPRADASFNDMNAAVVRLEQIAKQVPSVKIMPNPQQPAPQPDRPYVLTLQLDFNNTGAVDVAKQLRQKVGIHGDQPGESSNGKVKFYVIGQGALGAAATQATKHDIAAAEKWNLPIVLIVLLAVFGSLAAAALPLVLGICTVVVTMGLVYLLSMFTTMSVFVTSTVSMFGIALAIDYSLFILMRFREELRAGRDPTEAVDAAMATSGLAVVLSGLTVIASMTAIYLIKTPVLMSMATGAILAVAVAVLTSTTLTPAVLATFGHAAAKRSSYLHWSRRVEASQSKFWTRWTGAVMLRPWASALAAVLLLLILAAPAFSMVLGNSMQRQFPPTHEIRGGVNAAADALGPGALGPIRVLVTVPDGTVAAESAVIDAVRQQMSQAPSVIMVQPPVFSDNGNSALLSAVLSVDPEDLAARKAIDWMREKLPSAAGPGVRVDVGGPTALIKDFDDRVSATQPWVFVFVALIAFVMLLVSIRSLFLALKGVLMTVLSVAAAYGSLVVVFQWGWFEGLGFEKLSSLDSTIPPLVLAMTFGLSMDYEIFLLTRIRERFLQTNNTRDAVAYGVSTSARTITSAALIMIAVFIGFAFAGMPLVAQLGVACAVAIAVDATVVRLVLVPALMAMFDEWNWWLPRWLDRILPEVDFEKPLPKIEVTDLVIIPDNIAATGPTGADLRMMVRSAARMKSLAPQTITVTDPLAFSGCRQLTTRLAEQRPGRTKPCAVHPVTMWRGRLSVAVDALETEADAKRAPVARRGPMETTNVQLPTGDRLQIPTGAETLRLKCYLIMCRNSIKDYSEFADLVESMETHTAALVLSGMDRYYCGQQPRNRWVATQLVRRLADPRPSDEHDVRMSEPEAAEEWAKVRQRCLSVAVAMLEEAK, from the coding sequence ATGATGCGCTTGAGCAGCAATCTGCGCAGATTCCGCTGGGCCGTGTTCGCCGCGTGGTTGCTGCTTCTGGTGCCCTCCATCTACCTCGCGATAAACCACTCGTCCAATTTGACCGGCGGCGGGTTCGAAGTCGAGGGTTCGCAGTCGCTGTACGTGCAGCGCCAGCTCGAAGCTCATTTCCCCGATCAGGGCGCCTCCCCGCTGGCCCTGGTCGCCGCGCCGCGCGCCGACGCGTCGTTCAATGACATGAACGCCGCGGTGGTGCGGCTGGAGCAGATCGCCAAGCAGGTCCCCAGCGTCAAGATAATGCCCAATCCGCAGCAGCCCGCGCCGCAGCCGGACCGGCCCTATGTCCTCACCCTGCAACTGGACTTCAACAACACCGGCGCGGTCGACGTCGCCAAGCAGCTGCGGCAGAAGGTCGGCATCCACGGCGACCAACCCGGCGAGAGCAGCAACGGCAAGGTCAAGTTCTACGTCATCGGCCAGGGTGCTCTCGGCGCCGCCGCCACGCAGGCCACCAAACACGACATCGCCGCGGCCGAGAAGTGGAATCTGCCGATCGTCCTGATCGTCCTGCTGGCGGTGTTCGGGTCGCTGGCCGCCGCGGCACTGCCGCTGGTGCTGGGCATCTGCACGGTCGTGGTGACCATGGGCCTGGTCTATCTGCTGTCGATGTTCACGACCATGAGCGTGTTCGTGACGTCGACGGTGTCCATGTTCGGCATCGCGCTGGCCATCGACTATTCGCTGTTCATCCTAATGCGATTCCGCGAGGAACTGCGGGCCGGCCGCGACCCCACCGAGGCCGTCGACGCCGCGATGGCGACGTCCGGGCTGGCGGTGGTGCTGTCAGGCCTGACCGTGATCGCCTCGATGACGGCCATCTACCTGATCAAGACGCCGGTGCTGATGTCGATGGCCACCGGTGCGATCCTCGCGGTCGCGGTGGCGGTGCTGACGTCGACGACGCTGACGCCGGCGGTGCTCGCCACGTTCGGCCATGCGGCGGCCAAACGCTCGTCATACCTGCACTGGTCACGCCGGGTCGAGGCCAGCCAGTCCAAGTTCTGGACCCGGTGGACCGGCGCGGTGATGCTGCGACCATGGGCGTCGGCGCTGGCGGCCGTGTTACTGCTGCTGATACTGGCCGCGCCGGCCTTCTCGATGGTGCTCGGCAACAGCATGCAGCGCCAGTTCCCACCGACGCACGAGATCCGTGGCGGGGTCAACGCCGCAGCCGACGCGCTGGGCCCCGGTGCGCTCGGCCCGATCCGGGTGCTGGTGACCGTCCCTGACGGCACGGTGGCCGCCGAATCGGCGGTGATCGACGCCGTGCGCCAGCAGATGAGCCAGGCGCCCAGCGTGATCATGGTCCAGCCGCCGGTGTTCTCCGACAACGGCAACAGCGCGCTGCTCTCGGCGGTGCTTTCGGTGGATCCCGAGGACTTGGCGGCCCGCAAGGCCATCGACTGGATGCGAGAGAAGCTGCCCTCGGCGGCCGGGCCCGGCGTCCGCGTCGACGTCGGCGGCCCCACCGCCCTGATCAAGGACTTCGACGATCGGGTTTCGGCCACGCAACCCTGGGTGTTCGTGTTCGTCGCCCTGATCGCGTTCGTGATGCTGCTGGTGTCGATCCGGTCGCTGTTCCTGGCCCTCAAGGGCGTGCTGATGACCGTGCTGTCGGTGGCCGCGGCCTACGGCAGCCTGGTGGTGGTCTTCCAGTGGGGCTGGTTCGAAGGGCTGGGCTTCGAGAAACTCAGCTCGCTGGACAGCACCATCCCGCCACTGGTGCTGGCCATGACCTTCGGCCTGTCGATGGATTACGAGATCTTCCTGCTGACCCGCATCCGCGAGCGGTTCCTGCAGACCAACAACACGCGCGACGCCGTCGCCTACGGGGTGAGCACCAGCGCGCGCACCATCACCAGCGCGGCGTTGATCATGATCGCGGTCTTCATCGGGTTTGCCTTTGCCGGCATGCCGCTCGTCGCACAGCTCGGGGTGGCGTGCGCGGTGGCCATCGCGGTGGACGCGACGGTGGTCCGGCTGGTGCTGGTGCCCGCGCTGATGGCGATGTTCGACGAGTGGAACTGGTGGCTGCCGCGTTGGCTCGACCGCATCCTGCCCGAGGTGGATTTCGAGAAGCCGCTGCCGAAGATCGAAGTGACCGATCTGGTCATCATCCCCGACAACATCGCCGCGACCGGCCCCACCGGCGCGGATCTACGCATGATGGTCCGTTCCGCAGCTCGGATGAAAAGCCTTGCCCCACAGACTATTACCGTAACCGACCCGCTGGCGTTCAGCGGCTGCCGACAGTTGACCACCAGGTTGGCCGAGCAACGTCCGGGCCGGACGAAACCGTGCGCCGTGCATCCCGTGACGATGTGGCGGGGCCGGTTGTCGGTCGCCGTCGACGCGCTGGAGACCGAGGCCGACGCCAAACGCGCCCCCGTCGCGCGGCGCGGCCCGATGGAGACCACCAATGTTCAGCTGCCGACCGGCGACCGCCTGCAGATTCCGACCGGCGCAGAGACCTTGCGGTTGAAGTGCTACCTGATCATGTGCCGCAACAGCATCAAGGACTACTCCGAGTTTGCTGACTTGGTCGAATCAATGGAGACACACACAGCTGCCCTGGTGTTGTCGGGTATGGACCGGTATTACTGTGGTCAGCAACCCAGAAATCGGTGGGTGGCGACCCAATTGGTACGCCGCTTGGCCGATCCGCGGCCGTCAGACGAACACGATGTCAGAATGTCTGAACCTGAAGCTGCGGAAGAATGGGCGAAAGTCAGGCAGCGCTGCCTGTCGGTGGCAGTGGCAATGCTGGAGGAGGCGAAGTGA
- a CDS encoding heme-binding protein: MLLSALNARRVVAGVAGAGAVAGAMLFGAIPSAMADEPPNCTAADLAGVSAGVSASTSAYLFTHPDVNAFFTGLKGLPRDQVHPKVHDYLEQNPQTKAELMGIRQPLVDLKNRCGGTPPPAP, encoded by the coding sequence ATGTTGCTCTCGGCCCTCAACGCGCGGCGCGTCGTAGCCGGCGTGGCCGGCGCCGGCGCTGTAGCCGGCGCGATGCTGTTCGGCGCGATTCCGTCGGCGATGGCCGACGAACCGCCCAACTGCACTGCGGCTGACCTCGCCGGTGTGTCGGCGGGCGTGTCCGCCTCGACGTCCGCCTACCTGTTCACCCACCCGGACGTGAACGCGTTCTTCACCGGCCTCAAGGGCCTGCCCCGGGATCAGGTGCACCCCAAGGTGCACGACTATTTGGAGCAGAACCCGCAGACCAAGGCTGAACTGATGGGGATCCGTCAGCCTCTGGTCGACCTGAAGAATCGCTGCGGCGGCACCCCGCCTCCAGCCCCGTAA